A single window of Nicotiana sylvestris chromosome 5, ASM39365v2, whole genome shotgun sequence DNA harbors:
- the LOC104217446 gene encoding pumilio homolog 4-like, whose amino-acid sequence MTTQSVEDNSVLSKLNVSNGDNMMAPNSNGNLKGKNSLESELESILLKQQQQHQRNRDLVGERERDLNISRSGSAPPTVEGSLNAVGSLFKNSNLAQSSGNNSNNNGNSTSSEILTEEQIRSHPAYLAYYYSNVNLNPRLPPPLLSREDWRIAQRIEQGGNSSLFAMQPGFPTQRAENEMINLRKTAARNLSRGTLEPSSGIGVRKKSFADIVQEGLDQPARSSADLSHSPSTETTEALHTGKAPPGFSGVEKVQNPKPCHPNSFTSAIGSSQRSRTPEPHPFRKSPSPQLSVGHGDGIDIAFLSQLHYNDNMQQPWFQIRVSNGYMQGDHQQFMEYCGAEKLATASEFADLVKDKYVLRDHNSTFYVDGRANFLRTLSPEFVSQKSNVQHQVNNYQNVDSTGYIPGGYKYNQKLNLALNGNLGVQLNGVSANGRHLRSDSKEATQYLQKTSVDNSSKGRNLVGASHGNTDLKVLGTMYADTSLPQQKQQYPSSFLHNCYSLRDQYHSTHALGSGIIPCQENKLANSWHSDNVAEGRVVPSLLDDLKNNPRSFDLLDVLNHVVEFSKDQYGSRFIQKKLETATVEEKMKIFPEILPHAHSLMTDVFGNYVIQKFLEHGTESQRKELARQLIGHVLPLSLQMYGCRVIQKALEVFDVELQTKMVTELDGYVMKCVRDQNGNHVIQKCIEHVPQDRIHFIVASFFGQVVSLSTHPYGCRVIQRVLEHCNDSETQKIIMDEIMQAVGTLVLDQYGNYVIQHVLQHGKPHERSIIIGKLTGQIVKMSQHKYASNVVEKCLIFATPEERQFLVNEMLGSTQENEPLQAMMKDPFGNYVVQKVFETCDDQSRELILSRIRIHLTALKKYTYGKHIVSRVEKLIATGEKHVALSSNSSRGNPVFKN is encoded by the exons ATGACAACACAGAGTGTGGAGGATAACAGTGTGCTGTCCAAATTGAATGTAAGTAATGGTGATAATATGATGGCCCCAAATTCAAATGGGAATTTAAAGGGCAAGAACAGTTTGGAGAGTGAGCTTGAATCGATACTTCtaaagcagcagcagcaacatcaACGTAATCGCGATTTAGTTGGTGAAAGGGAGAGAGATTTGAATATATCAAGAAGTGGTAGTGCTCCTCCTACTGTTGAAGGATCATTGAATGCTGTTGGAAGTTTGTTTAAGAATTCCAATTTAGCACAATCTAGTGGTAATAACAGTAACAACAATGGTAATTCCACTAGTAGTGAAATTTTGACAGAAGAACAAATTCGATCACATCCAGCGTACTTAGCATATTATTACTCAAATGTCAATCTTAATCCAAGATTGCCCCCACCATTGTTATCTCGAGAGGATTGGAGAATCGCTCAGAGGATTGAACAAGGTGGAAATTCATCCTTGTTCGCGATGCAGCCTGGTTTTCCTACACAGAGAGCAGAAAATGAAATGATAAATCTGAGGAAGACTGCTGCGAGGAATCTTTCACGAGGAACGTTGGAACCAAGCTCTGGAATTGGTGTAAGGAAAAAGAGTTTCGCGGACATAGTTCAG GAAGGACTTGACCAACCTGCACGCTCATCCGCTGATCTTTCACACTCTCCAAGCACAGAAACCACAGAGGCATTGCATACCGGAAAAGCTCCCCCCGGCTTTTCTGGAGtggaaaaagttcaaaatcctaAGCCATGTCACCCTAACTCTTTCACATCTGCGATAGGTTCATCACAAAGGAGTAGAACACCTGAGCCTCATCCATTTAGAAAATCACCTAGTCCTCAGCTTTCAGTTGGCCACGGTGATGGAATTGACATTGCCTTTTTATCTCAACTTCACTACAATGATAATATGCAGCAACCTTGGTTTCAAATTAGAGTATCAAACGGTTATATGCAGGGTGATCACCAACAGTTTATGGAATACTGTGGAGCTGAAAAATTGGCTACAGCTTCTGAGTTTGCTGATCTTGTAAAAGATAAATATGTTTTAAGGGACCATAATTCTACCTTCTACGTAGATGGACGTGCAAATTTCCTAAGGACATTGAGTCCTGAGTTTGTGAGTCAAAAATCTAATGTCCAGCACCAAGTCAATAATTATCAAAATGTTGATTCTACGGGATATATACCTGGTGGATACAAATACAATCAGAAGCTGAACCTGGCGTTGAATGGCAATCTTG GTGTTCAGTTAAATGGTGTCAGCGCGAATGGACGCCATTTGAGGAGCGACAGCAAGGAGGCTACCCAATACCTGCAGAAAACTTCTGTAGATAATTCTTCAAAGGGAAGAAATTTGGTTGGAGCTTCTCATGGCAATACAGATTTAAAAGTTCTTGGAACAATGTATGCTGACACATCACTCCCGCAACAGAAGCAACAATATCCCTCGTCCTTTCTACATAATTGTTACAGCTTAAGGGATCAGTATCATTCAACTCATGCTCTTGGCTCAGGTATTATACCGTGTCAAGAAAATAAGTTAGCGAATTCATGGCATTCAGATAATGTTGCTGAAGGAAGGGTTGTTCCGTCCTTGCTGGACGATCTCAAGAACAATCCCAGGTCGTTTGATCTTTTGGACGTTCTCAATCATGTCGTAGAATTCAG TAAGGATCAGTATGGGAGTCGATTTATTCAAAAGAAGCTGGAAACTGCCACTGTTGAAGAAAAGATGAAGATATTCCCAGAAATTCTTCCTCATGCTCACAGTTTAATGACCGATGTCTTTGGAAATTATGTCATTCAGAAG TTCCTTGAGCATGGAACAGAGAGTCAAAGAAAGGAATTAGCGAGGCAACTTATTGGTCATGTTTTGCCTCTGAGTCTTCAAATGTATGGATGCAGAGTTATTCAGAAG GCTTTGGAGGTCTTTGATGTGGAACTGCAGACTAAAATGGTTACAGAACTGGATGGCTATGTAATGAAATGTGTTCGTGATCAAAACGGTAATCATGTTATTCAAAAGTGCATAGAACATGTACCTCAAGATAGAATTCATTTCATTGTAGCTTCCTTCTTTGGGCAAGTTGTGTCTTTGTCTACACATCCTTATGGTTGCCGTGTAATTCAG AGAGTTCTTGAGCACTGTAACGACTCAGAGACACAAAAGATTATTATGGACGAAATAATGCAAGCTGTTGGCACTCTAGTGTTGGATCAGTATGGAAACTATGTCATTCAG CATGTACTCCAACACGGTAAACCACACGAGAGGTCTATTATAATAGGCAAACTTACTGGACAAATTGTAAAGATGAGTCAGCACAAATATGCTTCTAACGTCGTTGAGAAGTGCTTGATCTTTGCAACGCCAGAGGAGCGTCAATTCCTGGTGAATGAGATGCTTGGTTCGACACAAGAAAATGAACCTCTACAG GCTATGATGAAGGATCCTTTCGGAAACTATGTAGTGCAGAAGGTTTTCGAGACATGTGATGATCAGAGCCGCGAGCTAATTCTTTCTCGCATTAGAATACACCTTACTGCTCTCAAGAAGTACACTTATGGAAAACACATTGTATCTCGCGTTGAAAAGCTCATCGCAACAGGAG AGAAACACGTTGCTTTATCTTCGAATTCTTCTCGAGGCAATCCAGTTTTCAAGAATTGA